From the Maniola jurtina chromosome Z, ilManJurt1.1, whole genome shotgun sequence genome, one window contains:
- the LOC123880439 gene encoding uncharacterized protein LOC123880439 isoform X1, with protein sequence MPPRRKVSVRQYELLVEFAETHRDIAMGRYAGGPLGNQAARQAWQTLALQLNAVGEGVSKSAEQWRRYWIELKAKIKNKAADSRRMARGTGGGPNRLLPLTPIEERILSIIGKVAVQGLEGVQIPLDAPTTNMEEEDSPSILGVIDITPNIDGPTIDIMDQRDSERGDERSLISQNHSVVNQLVEDHTSQAEEATEPAEDRARQQDSQNRRATTARNSRPIRQDVNVPNWAYQLETRRLENEERHTETLSRMADCLVQLTAAVREIADGVAEIKNLISELHQP encoded by the exons atgcctccaagaagaaaagtctctgtgcgccaatatgaactcttggtcgagtttgcagagacccatcgcgatattgcgatggGTCGATACGCTGGAGGGCCTCTAGGGAACCAGGCTGCACGACAGGCCTGGCAAACCCTTGCCCTCCAGCTAAATGCAGTTGGGGAAGGAGTTTCCAAAAGCGCCGAACAATGGCGAAGA TACTGGATTGAACTAAAggcaaaaatcaaaaataaagcaGCTGACTCCAGGAGGATGGCTAGGGGAACGGGTGGAGGGCCCAATAGGCTGCTACCTTTAACTCCTATAGAGGAAAGGATCCTCTCCATTATAGGGAAGGTAGCAGTTCAAGGATTGGAGGGAGTCCAAATTCCACTGGAt GCTCCAACAACGAACATGGAGGAAGAAGACAGCCCATCAATATTAGGTGTTATTGACATAACACCTAATATTGATGGGCCAACCATTGACATCATGGACCAGAGAGATTCTGAGAGAGGAGACGAGAGAAGTCTCATCTCTCAGAATCACTCAGTGGTCAACCAGTTGGTGGAGGACCACACTAGCCAGGCGGAAGAAGCCACAGAGCCAGCAGAGGACCGGGCCAGACAGCAGGACAGCCAAAATA GACGCGCTACAACAGCCAGAAATTCAAGAccaa TTCGCCAGGATGTGAATGTCCCCAACTGGGCATACCAGTTAGAGACAAGGCGGCTAGAGAACGAGGAGCGGCATACGGAGACGCTTAGCAGGATGGCTGACTGTCTAGTGCAGCTAACAGCAGCTGTACGAGAAATAGCTGATGGAGTAGCAgaaattaaaaatctaatttcgGAACTCCATCAGCCAtga
- the LOC123880440 gene encoding putative nuclease HARBI1: MGTSIFNTMSQPCFSRCLREVTDALNAREVLTKYIKFPASQRERETIMQNFMEKFGFPGIIGCIDGTHVALVRPIEHEESFLNRKFYHSLNVMIICDANLSILHVDASFGGASHDSFVWNNSMVKTIMEGLTNERCWLLGDSGYAQRPWMMTPILDAAAGSPEEHYTKLHCRVRNSVERCIGVLKARWRCLLSHRVLHYDPVVAAKVVNACVCLHNIANVRNVPIPEDDSGEGGDNQQPQQALETPDAANADSTRAMLVRRLWDARP, from the exons atggggacatctatcttcaatacgatGTCCCAACCATGTTTTAGCCGATGTCTACGTGAGGTAACCGATGCACTCAATGCTCGGGAAGTACTCACTAAGTACATAAAGTTCCCTGCATCCCAAAGGGAAAGGGAAACAATTATGCAAAA CTTTATGGAAAAGTTTGGGTTCCCGGGCATTATAGGTTGCATTGATGGAACTCACGTAGCCCTAGTACGGCCGATAGAACATGAAGAGTCATTCCTCAACAGGAAATTTTATCATTCCTTGAATGTAATGATA atttGTGACGCCAATCTAAGCATTCTGCATGTAGATGCGTCATTTGGTGGCGCATCTCATGATTCCTTTGTATGGAATAACAGTATGGTCAAAACCATAATGGAAGGCTTGACGAATGAGCGATGCTGGTTATTAG GTGATTCTGGGTATGCACAGCGTCCATGGATGATGACACCCATCTTGGACGCTGCTGCTGGATCCCCAGAAGAACACTACACCAAACTTCATTGTCGAGTCAGAAACAGTGTGGAGCGCTGTATTGGTGTGTTGAAAGCACGTTGGCGGTGTTTATTAAGCCACAGAGTGCTTCACTATGATCCAGTTGTTGCTGCGAAAGTAGTGAATGCCTGTGTGTGCTTGCACAACATTGCCAATGTGCGCAACGTGCCAATTCCTGAGGACGACAGTGGAGAGGGTGGTGATAACCAGCAGCCGCAGCAAGCCCTTGAAACACCAGATGCTGCGAATGCAGATTCTACGAGGGCAATGCTCGTTAGAAGATTATGGGATGCCAGGCCCTAG
- the LOC123880439 gene encoding uncharacterized protein LOC123880439 isoform X2, with product MPPRRKVSVRQYELLVEFAETHRDIAMGRYAGGPLGNQAARQAWQTLALQLNAVGEGVSKSAEQWRRAPTTNMEEEDSPSILGVIDITPNIDGPTIDIMDQRDSERGDERSLISQNHSVVNQLVEDHTSQAEEATEPAEDRARQQDSQNRRATTARNSRPIRQDVNVPNWAYQLETRRLENEERHTETLSRMADCLVQLTAAVREIADGVAEIKNLISELHQP from the exons atgcctccaagaagaaaagtctctgtgcgccaatatgaactcttggtcgagtttgcagagacccatcgcgatattgcgatggGTCGATACGCTGGAGGGCCTCTAGGGAACCAGGCTGCACGACAGGCCTGGCAAACCCTTGCCCTCCAGCTAAATGCAGTTGGGGAAGGAGTTTCCAAAAGCGCCGAACAATGGCGAAGA GCTCCAACAACGAACATGGAGGAAGAAGACAGCCCATCAATATTAGGTGTTATTGACATAACACCTAATATTGATGGGCCAACCATTGACATCATGGACCAGAGAGATTCTGAGAGAGGAGACGAGAGAAGTCTCATCTCTCAGAATCACTCAGTGGTCAACCAGTTGGTGGAGGACCACACTAGCCAGGCGGAAGAAGCCACAGAGCCAGCAGAGGACCGGGCCAGACAGCAGGACAGCCAAAATA GACGCGCTACAACAGCCAGAAATTCAAGAccaa TTCGCCAGGATGTGAATGTCCCCAACTGGGCATACCAGTTAGAGACAAGGCGGCTAGAGAACGAGGAGCGGCATACGGAGACGCTTAGCAGGATGGCTGACTGTCTAGTGCAGCTAACAGCAGCTGTACGAGAAATAGCTGATGGAGTAGCAgaaattaaaaatctaatttcgGAACTCCATCAGCCAtga